The window TCCTACATCCCGAGATGGGTTTGGCCGATGCGTTGCATACACGGCTTTTCGTAGGATTGAACCATCGTTGAAACCACTGCGGCCCGTCCGCGCAAGGAGCCTTGTATGTTGAAGTACGCCATCATTTTTGCGCTGATCGCCATCGTGGCCGGTGCCCTGGGCTTCGGCGGCATCGCGGCCGGCGCAGCTGGTATTGCCAAGATCCTGTTCGGCCTGTTTCTCATCCTTGCGGTGGTGTTCGTGGTGTTGGCCGCGCTCGGCGTAGGCGCGGCGCGCAAAGCCCTGAAATGACTGCGCACCACCTGACCGGGCCGAGCGACACCATGACCACCTCCAACATCGATGCCACGCTGGATTACGAAGTACAGCAGGACACGCATTTCCTGTTCAACCTCGAAGCCGCACACCACTCCAGCCAGCGCATCATCGAGGAGTCGTTGACGGTGAGTCCGCCGGTGCAGGTGCACCATTTCATGGACGATTCCAAGGGCAACCGCTTCTTTCGTTTCGATGCGCAGCCCGGCAAGGTCTCGGTGCGCTACAAGGCCAAGGTCGAACTCGTGCGGCGCAAGCATTCGCGCAGCGGTTTGACCCAGGCCTCAATCAATGCCTTGCCCGACGCCGCGCTGCATTACCTGCTGCCCACGCGCTTCTGCGAATCCGACCTGATGTCGCGTGCGGCGCAGCAGCAGTTCGGCGGCATCGAACCCGGCATCAAGCGGGTGGAGGCGGTGGTGGACTGGGTGCACGACAACGTGGCCTACATGCTCGGTTCGAGCGACGCCACGACCACCGCGCAGCAGGTGTTCGTGCAGCGCGCCGGCGTGTGCCGCGACTTCGCTCACCTGGCCATCACCTTCTGCCGCGCCCTCAACATTCCGGCGCGCCTGGTGGTGGGTTATGTGGAGTTCGAAGAGCCGCCGCAGGATTTCCACGCAATCTTCGAAGCCTGGCTCGGCGACCGCTGGGTACTGTTCGATCCGACCAAGATGGCGCCGGTGGAAAAACTGGTGCGCGTGGGCAGCGGCCGCGACGCCAAGGACGTGGCTTTTGCCACCCTGTTCGGCGCGGCCTACATGACCGGCATGTTGCTCGACGTGTACGACGGCCGCACCCGGCCTGCGACCAACGTCGTGCCGATCATGGCAGCGGGACAGAAACAGCCGACCGAACCGCCCGTCAGCGAGACGGCGGGCGAGGCCGCGTAGCCTCTTCGAGCCGCACCAGGTAGCGCATGGCCTGGGGCGCGGTGTCGCCGCACATCTCACGCGACGGCTGAAGTCCGCCACACACGGCCGGCCGTTCCGGTCGGCCAAAGATGCGGCAGCGCTGGGCATCGTCCAGCTGGACGCAGCGCACCCCTGCAGGCTTGCTGATGCCATCTTTGACCGGCATGCCCGGGATTGGCGAGCTGATGCTCGGCGCGATGCAGCACGCGCCGCAACCATCGCGGCAGGCGGTTTGGCATGGCATCGCGGCGGGAAGGGATGGGCTCAAGGGGGGACGGCTTTCGGACAAGGTCGGCCATGATAAGCGTGGCCTCGCACGGAAATGGGCAGCTTATTAAAATCACCCCCTGCCCACCTGATTTTCGATGTGCCGCCCTGGCGCAGTCTGCCAGCCTGGGCGCCTGAACTCCCAGAGGAAGCGTATGTTGTACCCCCAAGAATTTGACGTCATCGTGGTCGGCGGCGGCCATGCCGGCACCGAGGCCGCGCTGGCGGCCGCCCGCATGGGCAGCAAGACGCTGCTGCTGACGCACAACATCGAAACCCTGGGCCAGATGAGCTGCAACCCCTCGATCGGCGGCATCGGCAAGGGCCACCTGGTGAAGGAGGTGGATGCGATGGGCGGCGCCATGGCGCTGGCGACGGACGAAGCCGGCATCCAGTTCCGCATTCTCAATTCGAGCAAGGGCCCGGCCGTGCGCGCCACGCGGGCCCAGGCCGACCGCGTGTTGTACAAGGCGGCCATCCGCCGCATGCTGGAGAACCAGCCCAACCTGTGGCTGTTCCAGCAGGCCGTGGACGACCTGATGGTGGAAGGCGACCGCGTGGTGGGGGCGGTGACGCAGGTCGGCATCCGTTTTCGCAGCCGCAGCGTGGTGCTGACCGCCGGCACCTTCCTCGACGGCAAGATCCACGTCGGCTTGAACAACTACGCGGCCGGTCGCGCCGGTGATCCGCCGGCCGTGTCGCTCAGCGCGCGGCTCAAGGAACTGAAGCTGCCGCAGGGCCGGCTCAAGACCGGCACGCCGCCGCGCATCGACGGTCGCAGCATCGATTTCAGCAAGTGCACGCCACAGCCCGGCGACGGCATGCCGGGCGGCATGGGCGACAAGGTGCCGGTGTTCAGCTTCATGGGCCATGCCGGCATGCACCCCGAGCAGGTGCCGTGCTGGATCACCCACACCAACGCGCGCACGCACGAGATCATCCGCTCCGGTTTCGACCGCAGCCCGATGTTCACCGGCAAGATCGAAGGGGTGGGGCCGCGCTACTGCCCGAGCGTGGAAGACAAGATCAACCGCTTCGCCGACAAGGAAAGCCACCAGATCTTCCTGGAGCCCGAAGGGCTGACGACACACGAGATCTATCCAAACGGTATCTCGACGAGCCTGCCTTTCGACATCCAGTACGAACTGGTCCGCTCCATGGCCGGACTGGAGAACGCGCACATCCTGCGGCCTGGGTATGCCATCGAATACGACTACTTCGACCCGCGGGGACTGAAGAGCAACTTCGAGACGCGGCCGATCGCGGGGCTGTTCTTCGCCGGCCAGATCAACGGGACGACCGGCTACGAGGAAGCGGCGGCGCAAGGCATGTTCGCCGGCATCAACGCCGCGCTCTTGTGCCGGGAACAGGCGCCCTGGTTGCCGGGCCGCGACCAGGCCTACCTCGGGGTGCTGGTGGACGACCTGATCACCAAGGGTGTGACGGAGCCGTACCGCATGTTCACCAGCCGGGCGGAGTTCCGCCTGCAGCTGCGCGAAGACAACGCAGATATGCGCTTGACCGAAGCAGCGCGCCAAATGGGCCTGGTGGACGATGCGCGCTGGGAAGCTTTCAGCCGCAAGCGCGACGCTGTTTCACGTGAAACAGAGCGACTGCGTTCGCTGTGGATCAGCCCGAAAAACCTGGCCGCGGCCGAAGCGGAGCGCGTGCTCGGTAAGGCCATCGACCACGAATACAGCCTCGCCGAACTGCTGCGCCGGCCGGACGTGAGTTATGCGAGCCTGATGTCGTTGGATGCGGGGCGGTTTGCCAGTGCCGAGTTGCCGGTCGGCAATGCAGATGTTCCACGTGAAACAGCGGAGTTCAGCTTCATCGACGCCGTGGTGGAGCAGATCGACATCAGCGCCAAGTATTCGGGCTACATCGACCGCCAAAAGGACGAGATCGATCGCGCGGCGCATTACGAGCATCTGAAGATTCCGGCCGAGCTGGACTACCTGCAGGTCACGGCCTTGAGCTTCGAAGTGCGTCAAAGGCTCAGCAAGTTGCGGCCGGAAACCCTGGGGCAGGCGTCCCGGGTTTCGGGCGTGACGCCGGCGGCGATTTCGCTGCTGCTCGTGCATCTGAAGAAGCATGGCTGGAAAGACCGCCAGGCTGCCGTGCAGATCGAAGCATGAGTGCGGTATCGATCGAACCGGCTCAGCTTCCGGCGCTGGCCCTGCAGATGGGGCTTTCGCTGGACGAGGCGCAGTTGGGCAAGCTGCTGCAGTACCTCGCGCTGATCCAGAAATGGAACAAGGTCTACAACCTCACCGCGCTGCGCGAGCCGGCGGAGATGTTCACGCACCATCTGCTGGACAGCCTGGCGGCGGTGCCGCCTTTGCAGAAGCACCTGCAGGGCAGGAGCGGCAGACTGCTGGATGTCGGTTCGGGTGCCGGCCTGCCGGGGGTCGTCTTCGCCATCTGCTGCCCGGGGTTGGAAGTGAGTTGTGTCGACACGGTGGGCAAGAAGGCGGCCTTTGTGCAGCAGGCCGCGGCCGAGCTTGGCCTGCGCAATCTGCGCGGTGTGCATGCCCGGGTCGAGAGTTTGACGCAAACTTTCGACGTCGTGAGTTCACGCGCCTTCGCCTCGCTGGCGGACTTCACGGCGTGGTCGAAACAGGCGCTGGCCGCCGATGGTGTCTGGCTGGCGATGAAGGGCAAAAATCCGGTGGAAGAGGTGGCTGCATTGCCACCCACCGTGCAGGTGTTTCACGTGGAACAGTTGAAAGTGCCCGGTTTGGATGCCGAACGCTGCATCGTCTGGATGCGCGCTTCCGCCGGCTGAGTTAGAAGACAGCCGAGCAGGTGGAGTCGTCGCTTAAACTCCGACTCCTATCCCCGCGGAAGTAAGCATGTTCGGCATCGCAAATTACGGCGCTTTTGTCGCCGCCATCATCGTATTCCTGCTGATTCCCGGCCCTGGCAACCTGGCACTGATCACCTCCACCGGCAAGGGGGGTATCCGTGGCGGTCTGGCGGCGGCGTGCGGCCTGATCCTGGCGGACCAGCTGTTGATGTGGACGGCCGTTGCGGGTGTGGCGGCACTGTTAGCCAGCTACCCGCTTGCATTTGCGGCCGTGCAATGGCTGGGTGCGGCTTACCTGGCCTTTCTGGGCGTGAAGATGCTGCTGGCCAAGCCGGGCGCGGCGCCGATTTTGAACATCCGGCCCTCTCACTTCCTGCGCCAGGCGCTGATGATCACCTTGCTCAACCCCAAGGCCATCGTGTTCTACATGGCTTTCTTCCCGCTGTTTGTCGATCCCGCGCGGCATCAGGGTCTGTTCACCTTCGGCGTGATGGCGGCTACAGTGGCGGTGCTGACCTTTGCCTACTGCCTGGTGGCGGTGTTGCTGACCCACTTTCTGGCCGCCCGCATGCGTGCCAATCCCTCGGTGGCGAACGCCCTGAACAAGCTCGCCGGCGTCATGCTGATCGGTTTCGGCGTCAAACTGGCTCTGAGCAAATAAACCCATGGCAAAAGTATTCTGTATCGCGAACCAAAAGGGTGGGGTGGGCAAGACCACCACCACGGTCAACCTGGCCGCCGGTTTGGCCAAGGTCGGGCAACGGGTGCTGATGATCGACCTCGACCCGCAGGGCAATGCCACCATGGGCTCGGGTGTGGACAAGCGCAAGCTGGAGATGTCGGTCTATGACGTTCTGCTGGAATCGGCGTCCATTGCCGAGGCCAAGGTTCATTCCGAGAAATGCGGCTATGACGTGCTGGGCGCCAGCCGCGACCTGGCCGGCGCCGAGGTCGAGCTGGTGGCCATCGAGCGCCGCGAAACCCGCCTGAAGCTGGCCTTGGCCGATGCGGCATCCAGTTACGACTTCGTACTGATCGACTGCCCGCCGTCGTTGTCGATGCTG of the Rhodoferax koreense genome contains:
- a CDS encoding DUF1328 family protein, with amino-acid sequence MLKYAIIFALIAIVAGALGFGGIAAGAAGIAKILFGLFLILAVVFVVLAALGVGAARKALK
- a CDS encoding transglutaminase-like domain-containing protein, whose protein sequence is MTAHHLTGPSDTMTTSNIDATLDYEVQQDTHFLFNLEAAHHSSQRIIEESLTVSPPVQVHHFMDDSKGNRFFRFDAQPGKVSVRYKAKVELVRRKHSRSGLTQASINALPDAALHYLLPTRFCESDLMSRAAQQQFGGIEPGIKRVEAVVDWVHDNVAYMLGSSDATTTAQQVFVQRAGVCRDFAHLAITFCRALNIPARLVVGYVEFEEPPQDFHAIFEAWLGDRWVLFDPTKMAPVEKLVRVGSGRDAKDVAFATLFGAAYMTGMLLDVYDGRTRPATNVVPIMAAGQKQPTEPPVSETAGEAA
- a CDS encoding YkgJ family cysteine cluster protein; translated protein: MPCQTACRDGCGACCIAPSISSPIPGMPVKDGISKPAGVRCVQLDDAQRCRIFGRPERPAVCGGLQPSREMCGDTAPQAMRYLVRLEEATRPRPPSR
- the mnmG gene encoding tRNA uridine-5-carboxymethylaminomethyl(34) synthesis enzyme MnmG, whose amino-acid sequence is MLYPQEFDVIVVGGGHAGTEAALAAARMGSKTLLLTHNIETLGQMSCNPSIGGIGKGHLVKEVDAMGGAMALATDEAGIQFRILNSSKGPAVRATRAQADRVLYKAAIRRMLENQPNLWLFQQAVDDLMVEGDRVVGAVTQVGIRFRSRSVVLTAGTFLDGKIHVGLNNYAAGRAGDPPAVSLSARLKELKLPQGRLKTGTPPRIDGRSIDFSKCTPQPGDGMPGGMGDKVPVFSFMGHAGMHPEQVPCWITHTNARTHEIIRSGFDRSPMFTGKIEGVGPRYCPSVEDKINRFADKESHQIFLEPEGLTTHEIYPNGISTSLPFDIQYELVRSMAGLENAHILRPGYAIEYDYFDPRGLKSNFETRPIAGLFFAGQINGTTGYEEAAAQGMFAGINAALLCREQAPWLPGRDQAYLGVLVDDLITKGVTEPYRMFTSRAEFRLQLREDNADMRLTEAARQMGLVDDARWEAFSRKRDAVSRETERLRSLWISPKNLAAAEAERVLGKAIDHEYSLAELLRRPDVSYASLMSLDAGRFASAELPVGNADVPRETAEFSFIDAVVEQIDISAKYSGYIDRQKDEIDRAAHYEHLKIPAELDYLQVTALSFEVRQRLSKLRPETLGQASRVSGVTPAAISLLLVHLKKHGWKDRQAAVQIEA
- the rsmG gene encoding 16S rRNA (guanine(527)-N(7))-methyltransferase RsmG; the encoded protein is MSAVSIEPAQLPALALQMGLSLDEAQLGKLLQYLALIQKWNKVYNLTALREPAEMFTHHLLDSLAAVPPLQKHLQGRSGRLLDVGSGAGLPGVVFAICCPGLEVSCVDTVGKKAAFVQQAAAELGLRNLRGVHARVESLTQTFDVVSSRAFASLADFTAWSKQALAADGVWLAMKGKNPVEEVAALPPTVQVFHVEQLKVPGLDAERCIVWMRASAG
- a CDS encoding LysE family transporter; protein product: MFGIANYGAFVAAIIVFLLIPGPGNLALITSTGKGGIRGGLAAACGLILADQLLMWTAVAGVAALLASYPLAFAAVQWLGAAYLAFLGVKMLLAKPGAAPILNIRPSHFLRQALMITLLNPKAIVFYMAFFPLFVDPARHQGLFTFGVMAATVAVLTFAYCLVAVLLTHFLAARMRANPSVANALNKLAGVMLIGFGVKLALSK
- a CDS encoding ParA family protein produces the protein MAKVFCIANQKGGVGKTTTTVNLAAGLAKVGQRVLMIDLDPQGNATMGSGVDKRKLEMSVYDVLLESASIAEAKVHSEKCGYDVLGASRDLAGAEVELVAIERRETRLKLALADAASSYDFVLIDCPPSLSMLTLNGLCAANGVIVPMQCEYFALEGLTDLVNTIKQVHANLNKELVVIGLLRVMFDPRITLQQQVSEQLKSHFAEKVFNTVIPRNVRLAEAPSYGLPGVVFDPAARGSLAYLQFAEEMVQRIKSM